TCAGCCAATTTAcaattaaatttctgttttagaacTACATGAACAATGATTTCTATCACTATGGAAAACCAAGATATGTAATTGCAGGAATCCTGGGTATGAATTATTATTACACActgttttaaaatgctattaaTAAATCACCATAATTTATAGTTACAATAAGCACTGTCTTTTAGAAAAGGTAGAAAATAGAACTGTATTTTCCATCaacagtatataaatatttaatattatttaaattctggTATCGgttaattctttcaaaatgtaaGATTCTCTTGAACTGATGCTTGGTTGACCATTTACACTATTGGGACTGGATCCacttttctacttatttattttgcactAAAAACAGATCATTTTGCATTAACTCATAGATCAGGCATTTGGTGGATAGTATGTTCACTGTTTTGAAGAAGAATGAGCCAAattatgtttttcagttttatgaaaaaACTGTGCTATGATTAAAACTATGACAAATGAGCTAACATTAAGCCCACTGGTTCTTATGTAAGAGCTCATTTGATGGGAAAGCTTTCTTTCACTAGTGACATTAACAtttatgatgcaggaaaaaatgtTCCCAATGACTAATAGTGTTTCTCACTAAAAACTGAACTAATGCTCCTCTACATGTGACTAAACTGATGCCTCTGCACCCTCAAATTATGGCCAATCTGGGGTTCTGAATGGGTCTTGGTAAACCTAGCTAATctaagaagcaaaaagaaaaagtcctcCAAAGCTACGTTTCTTTTTGGGAGGGGCTCCCTTTGTattttgggctggaaataaaaAGTCACCACGGTGGGAAAGACGCATGATATAGAGGATGAAATAAAACACAGTCTCACACTAAATATTTATCTTAACTGGTCCTGATATCCACACGTTTATCGTGGGGGTGGACGAATGCAAAACATGTAAAACTGAGTGTAACTTGATTATAGGGCCTTTTATCACATGACTTGGGACAGAAATGTCTTAGTCTGCAAAGATTCAGGCAGACTTTAGGGTTATGATTTGCATCCACTTGCTAATGAAACAGCTGGACCATTTCTGGCTGAGGGTGAAGAAGAATTAATTTGCCAGGTGATCAGCAGGGGAGACTGAGGGTACCAAGCCATGGGGGTCTCATTGCTTCTTCAAAAACCGACTGAACCATCCAGCCTCTGTAAATTTGAATCTAAAATCAAAAAGGCTTGGAAATACAAATGCAAGAGCAGAGACTAATGGACATCatttaccacaaaaaaaaaagtacaaactcACACCATGTGTTGACAGATGCTATAGTCAGAAAAATACCTGTCTTTTCTACACATTATGGTGTTGAAAGAACACACAAAAGTGCTATAGAGTTGGTAAAAAGCAAtctgtgattttttaatatttttattgatatgcTCAATAATAAAATACAAGTGTTAATAAATACATTGGTACAGGATAAGTTTATATCCAACAACAGTAAAAGAATGATTCAAGTTGCAGTAATACACTGATAGGTAAATAGTATAACATTAGAAAAGCAAAATTCCTTTAACTTAAGGACAGACTAAACCATCAGCTATGGGTCTGAGATCAAGTAATACAGGTAGCAAGAGTTTTTCCCACGCAGGAAAATGAAGGCAGTTTTCCAAATACTGTGAATATACAAACATTGGGGAAGCAATACAATCCATATACTGTATACTTCTGCCAGTGTTCCCTGGGATTCAGTTCCCACATTTGGAAGTGCCAGTGGTACCTAAAGAAGGCATTGCTTACAAGCCCAAAGGTCTGCTGCTTTATTCTCTAAAAAAGTAACACGGCTACTTGCTTATGTGTGTCTGGGTATTTTCTGTCAGCCCCCTGCTCCCACCACTCCTCAGCCAGTCCAAAGAGAGGGTTGAAAGCTCTAATTCTCTCCTACAAAGCTAGTCTTGGTTACTCAGCTTGGAACCTGCAGGAACAAAGCCCCGTTTGCCTCTTATTTCTCTGCAGCAATTGTATGGAGCAGCTAGACTTAGGTCCAGGACGGGCACTATGATACAGATGAGTTCTTAAAAACTTTCCTCCTGACCTTGTCAAATGGGATAAAAAGCAGATTAAGTCTCTAAAAGCTGTCCTCCTCTGCCTAGCATTAGGAGTGGGGGACAATGGGGGCATGACTTCTCCCAGAGTCTGTCATCCTGCAGAGTTAACATGTATCGTGTGCAGTATGTTACGAGCCATCACTCAACGTGGAAGAACATAAGCTGCAATTTCACATTATTCCCCCCTTTTCAATCTCCACTGAAAACAGAAGCACACATAAAATGCTGAACAAAAGCCACACGTCTCTCAGAGCCCAAGTGAAGTAAAGCTTGTGTATGAAACATAGTGACGGCTACTGAAAGCTAGCCTGTCCACGCCTGACGACATGGGTGGCGTGTTAAGGAAATGAGGCCGGGGAAAAAAATACTCCTAGGACAAAGTCTATAACGAATTTATTTTTGGTCCTTTTAAAGAAAGTGCTCTCACTGCTCTCTGTTTCCACAAGGAGAATTTAGAGTCTTTTAATtaaagtaaggagaaaaaaagcaaaagaaggcCCAACAAAAATAATGCCATCTTAATCAAtttttcctcctctgggctcagataaatcattttacttttgtcTTGACTGCTCTCAGCCTctgagaaaataaggaaaaattccAGCAGCAAGACCATTTTTATAAAAGCTAATACGATGCCTAGaaggcaaacaaaaataaatatgtgaggttTCCTGTTTCATCACAGAACGGTTTTcttggaatctgaatttttagaGCTTAATAGTCTTGCTGTAAGGAGCAAAACTATGTGTGAGTATATGCAGCAGTACATTAATAATAGTAAGTTAGATTCACCATCATctcaggtttatttctggacaatTTTTCCAGTTGAGAAATCTCCACCAAAGGCCATAATAGTCTATCTCCAAAGCTCAATGCACCTTATTCACtgatttctgaaatttcacaagAGCCCGAGAGTCGTGTTTCTTATAGGCAAGTGCATTTTGGGGAGGTGAGAGGTAAGGATCTCCAGTACGGAAGGAGATGGGATATTTAGGACTGTATTTGGTTCAGTCTTATCAAGAGAGAGCCTTTGAGGAGAATCAGCACTACTGTGcttacattttaagttttaatctaAATTCTTTTGAATTCCTTTCCATTTGCAGTTTTCAGAGggtctggaaaaaaaacaaaggtgaTACTTTGTGACAGACTGTTCCACTAATTTAGAATGCCTCATAGACAGGGGATGAAGCCAGAAAACGTTTTCCTTCTTCaactgtttggggttttttttgctcCCCCAAAACACTATTTAAAGCCAAATTCATACTCATGCAGACAAGGTGGATCCCGTGCATGCAGTGATGGATCATGACGGGGGTATACATACCTGATCCTGGAGATTTTCACCTCCTGGTCTGGCTGAGGATTCTTCACAGACAGCAAGGCTGCGAGTCAGTTTACCTTTTCCTGCTCCTGactgggaaggggaaagaaacaggaaggaaaggaaaataaagaaaacaaacaggaaatagCCTCAGGCTGTCAAATCATCTCCACTTTCTCCCGACCTTcccaaatgagattttttttaaaagcaagcaagCTTCAAATCCTCTGCTCAGTGCTGTCTACACTGGCTTGAAGCATCACATCCCTGTGTTCATAGGGATGCAATGTCTTCCTTGGCTCAAAGCATCAGACCCCTGCATTCATGGGGAGGCAAGCGGAGGAGAATGTGAAAGGGTGAATTTAAGGAACACTCAGCAAACTGTGCCCATCACACTGGAAACATACAAAGAATGCACTACAGCTGTTTCGTGAAAACATAAGGagaaaaagatgacaaaaaatGAATTTCCACTAAAACTGAGTTTGCGAGCTATTTGGACTGAAAAAGATGTCCTAAAACCTGAAGATTGGGTCGTAGAGCCCAGAACCTGATTACTTCAAGGCAGAAACCAACTGGGGAGACTAAAACACTTCCCCCAAACTTTAtgttcaatgaaaagaaaacaagcgGCTATTCATTTGAAAAGCACCGTCAAATCTGCCAGTGTGAAAACAGGATCAAATATATACTCTGTGAACCAGAAATGCTCTAAGAAGCATACAGAGCGAGAAAGAAAGAGAGCTATCAACAGGACCCCACTGAACACAGTCAGCACCGGCGCAGCCAGGACGCACACACAAGCGTCTGAGTTGTGCTGGCCGGTCCTCTGACCCCGACGTGAAATACGCAGCTGACACCCAGGACAGCGAGTCAGGGCGGAGCGTCCAGGACCCTACCTtggattttcttctctcttggtTCTGAGCTGCCAGGCGCTTCTGTACGTTAGAAACAAAATCAAGCAAACACACAGTAAACCAACAACCAGGAGAGGGGAGcggggagagagtgagagaaaaaggTGTCAGTGGAGTTGAGAAATCAGTAGTAATAGCAACAAGGCATCAGAATCGCCTGGGGGACGCCCCCGCCCTCGCCCCCCGCGCTTCTGACCATTTAGCTTTTAGTGTGCTCTCCTTACAGCGGCTCCTGGAGGGGGCAAAAGCCAGCCTTGAAGGCTTTTGGCCAATATGTGGTTGTCTGCCTTTGCtcactttttatataaaaagagttAACACTTTCTCAATTTGGTTCAAAGGAAATCGATACAAGCTATTTGCAAGGACAGTTTGTTTGCCTTCTACCACATCTCCTTCTCCCGTAAATCATGAGTATGtaattatatcattttttcaGTATCGTCAATCCTTCCCAGTCTCCCCCCTGCCCCTTCTAgaactctctccctccctccctccattccttcctgcctctctgtttccctctctctctctatctctctctggCTGGGAATTCTAGGCTTCTCTGCTAAGAATTAAAGCTTAGCCTGCCCAGGAAGGTGAAAGACAATTTTCCTTTGTCTGTCATGAGCTGGTTGTCATCATTCCATGGAAcacaaactcatttttaaaaatcagctagTGTTGgggtagagctcaggggcagagcacatgctcgGCATGcgctaggtcctgggttcaatccccagtacctccattaaaagcaACAACTacaatcataataaaaatgagtaagttcaaaagataaaaataaaactcagctAGTGTAAAGCTGCCTCGGGAGAAGCAGCCCTCCACAGCTCTTCGAGGTGACCTGGAAGTTAAATATGGAGCTGCTGTGAGCAAATTTAGTCATTAAATAtcttcttgagatttttttttttccccgtttcAAAAGGCATTTTGGTCAGAATGCACCATGTGGtcggaaaaaaaaaagtgactattgggaagagccaggatttgtCTTATGGATTTCCTATTCATTTTACTGGTCAAACTATAAAAAGCCAACCAACCGACCAACCTTCAAAGTACCCTACAAATGAAAGCCAGGGCTGCACACAGTGCTATGAGAAATGGGGTTTCTCTGGGCTCACCTGTAGTTCCAGTTTCTCCTCTTCATCCAGACTTTCGGACTTAACCACGCCATTCTCCGGAGTGGCCGCATCCTGTCCAGGCCCGCCTTCCTCCACTATGGCCTGACTCAGGTCTCCTGGCTCAGACATCCTCCCAGATGCAAATTAAACTAACAAGGTTTGACGCCCTACAAGGTTAAGATGTCAAAAAGTTAAGTCAGTGCAGGGTGAAGTATTTACCATTATTCTTCAGGTATTTGATGTCTCCCTTTGTACTCAGAAACAAATGAGCAACTCCAGCCTCCTGGCCGGTTGTGTACAAAAGGAGAATCAAACAAGATCAAATCAAGTACCCGGGGCAAACCCAAGAGGCAGATTCCAACGTCCTAGCCACGCccctccacacacatgcacacatacttGTGAAATCACCTTGCCATCAAAGTGGCTCAAAGCATCTTAAATAGAGACACGGAAGTCCCACACATCTCCCAGTCCCCACGCCCCACTGCAGaataggagagaaggaaaaacagagtaTTTCCCCAACTCCCGAACAGATGACCCCCCGCCTCTGAGTCAGGAGGTTGTGCTGGAGATCTGAACCACCTCTGAGATGACCCAAACATGAGGTGCAAGGTTTAGCCACGGACATACTTCCCTGGGGATAAGGGGTCTGGGACACTCTACAAGGGGCAGAAATCGATTTAAGATGTAGTAATTCAGTATGAATATAGGGTCTAAATTTGGCAATAAACCTTTCAGGGACAACAGTTTTAGGCTTCAAACTGGCAGCTGCATGATTAAAAGCAGAAGCTGTCTCCCAAGCCCCTGTGGGTTGCTGGTGTTTCACAGATTCGGCTGAAGGAGGTCTCTGGCCAGCGGCTCTAATGAAGATATTGTAACTCAGCTCTGATACACTAGGCTCACAAGAGACGACCACACGGAGACTGGAAATGGCTCTTCAAAGTGTGAGGTTggtattattttttctccctacctGCATAAAACCCCTGACAATTCCCCTTCTGATGTGCTGTCAAACGAGGCTCATGAATGATTTAGCATCtacttcttcttcattttttttaaggggaaaaaaaaaggaaggagaaaaaggaaaggaggaaggaaggaaggaaaaagaaaaaagaaaaagagatgctgTATCCGAGAAAGTCAGTTCTTTTGCAAAAATCCCCAAAGAATGACTGTCTGGTTCCCAGTCATTACAGTGGTAATTATTATTGGACAAATCAGCATCTTGATATGTTTCTCTGGGAGTGTTTAATTACCAGTTACTCATTCAGTAACTTTATTTCCAACTGGACCTAGGAAGcatgagaaaaatctaaaactCAGTAATTTCTGTTGCAAATCTGCTAAGACCGACCATGACAGGACAGATGGTAGCTAATGATACCATTAAGAACAACACAGGCTCACTTGGCAAAGGATTGTGGGAATGTAAAAGGCCAAGTTTTCCTCAAGGAGGGTGGTTTGAGTCTGCAGGGGACTAGTGAGCAAGGGTCTTAGGCTTGGGGAGGTTTGAGGATGTTCCATTTGGTGTATTCACTGCAGTGACACCGGGGACCAGTGTAGTTAACCACACAGAAAGTTCTCTTTCCCAGGGGGGCAAACAGCTTGTTTCTCAATGTGCTGAGTAGGGGGAGGAGATGGGACTTCTGTTgccctagcttttttttttttccagagcatttcaataaaaacagatCGTGgccagatttaaaaatgaaatgaacacaCTAAGTTCTCAATTTTACAAACTATTAGCCAGTTGAATCCCTACTCCAGATTCTGTCTTTTTGGGCTGCCTTTGATGAACAGTTCAATGGCACATTTATAGAATGatcaaaaaaaatacacagatgagGTGACAGCCATCTGATGACAAGACCTTTACCTTTTGCGCTGAATTCCTGCTGTAGGTCCTGGCGACTGACTAGTGGCTTCTGTCCTTCTGCACCGGGGAAATCCACACAAGGGACCAGAGGTAACTGGAGTCCCATGTCCCCGTCAACAGTTCGGGATGCCCATCTCCATGCGACTCCCCTACACAGCCTGACACATCGTCAACCTGAAAAAAGATGAACAGTCAATAATCATCATGGCAATCATTGTGGTCGGGCGAAGGACGTAATAAATAAGAACTGGGTTGCTAACACTAATGACCAGTTTCCCGCAAATCACGTTCACAGCCTGATGCAGCTCCACCTGTCTCAAGCTGCCGGCTTCTTCTCTAA
This Camelus ferus isolate YT-003-E chromosome 17, BCGSAC_Cfer_1.0, whole genome shotgun sequence DNA region includes the following protein-coding sequences:
- the ARPP21 gene encoding cAMP-regulated phosphoprotein 21 isoform X13 produces the protein MSEPGDLSQAIVEEGGPGQDAATPENGVVKSESLDEEEKLELQKRLAAQNQERRKSKSGAGKGKLTRSLAVCEESSARPGGENLQDQTL